The stretch of DNA CGGCAAACGCCGATGTCATCATCCGCGAAGGCGGATGATCCGGTACGCCGTGGCGTCTCGATTCAAACTGAGGCCGGCGATTACTGGCTACCCGCCTTCGCGGGTATGACGGTCTTTGTTATCCCCTGTACGCCCGCACCCGCTTCAGCATCTGCTCGACATGGGCGATCGGGGTTTCCGGCGCGATGCCGTGGCCGAGGTTGAAGATCAGCCGCCCTTGCGCGTAGTTCGCCAGCACGTCGTCGACGGCGCGATCGAGCGCGGCGCCGCCCGCGATCAGCACCAGCGGATCGAGGTTGCCCTGCACCGCGACGCGGCTTTGCACGCGCTCGCGGATCATGGAAGGCTCGGCCGCCCAATCGATGCTGACCGCGTTGACGCCGGTAGCCTCCACATAGGCCGGCAGCAGCGCGCCGGCGCCGCGTGGAAAGCCGATGATCTTGGCGTCAGGCGCTTTCGCGCGCACGCCGGCGACGATGCGTTGCGCGGGCTCGATCGACCAGCGCTCGAATTCACGCGGCGGCAATACGCCGGCCCAGGTGTCGAAGATCTGCAACGCGTCCGCGCCGGCCTTGAGTTGGCCAAGCAGATACTGGATCGAATTCTCCACCAGCACGTCGATGATTTCAGCGAACGCCTCCGGATGACGATAGGCCATCATCCGCGCCGGCGCCTGGTCGGGCGTGCCTTGTCCGGCTACCATGTAGGTCGCGACTGTCCACGGCGCGCCGCAGAAGCCGATCAGCGCGATGTCGGGTGCGAGGTCGCGGCGCACGCGGCGCAACGCTTCATAGACAGGTTCCAGTTTTTCGAAATCGGCCGCGCGTGCCAGCATCGACACTTGCTCCGGCGTATCCAGCGGATCGAGCCGTGGGCCTTCACCGGCCTCGAAGCGTACGGAGCGGCCGAGCGCATAGGGGATCACGAGAATGTCGGAAAAGATGATAGCGGCGTCGAAGTTGAAACGGCGGATCGGCTGCAGCGTCACCTCGGCGGCATATTCCGGCGTGAAGCAGAGGTCGAGAAAACTCCCGGCCTTGGCGCGTAGCTCGCGATATTCGGGGAGATAGCGGCCAGCCTGACGCATCATCCACGCAGGCGGCACCTTCTGCCTGCGGCCGGTCAGCACTTCGATAAAAGGTTTCACGGCGGATTTCTGGGACAATCGAAAGGTTCCTGCGGGACGACGGAGAGATTTGCGCCTCTGATACACGCAGGTTCCCCCCGGGCCAAGGAGAGATACCGGAGCGAAATGTGGAACTGGCGTAAAACCGCGCCGTTATCTCATCCATGGAGGCCCCCGATGGCTGAGAAATTCAATCCAGCGGCGCATGACAAGCACGCCGAAGATCCCCGTGAAGCGCGGAAGGCCGACCGGGAAATCCACGAGAAGCTCGAGGCCGGGCTGGTCGACACGTTTCCGGCGTCCGACCCCGTGAGCGCCGCGCAACCGGCGCCGTCGAAAGCCGACGGCGATCGCGCAAACGAAACGCTGTGGGACAAGGTCCGCGCCGTCTTCCGCTGACGCAAATCTCAGTAATGCGGCGGCGGCTCATTCACCGGGCCCGGCGCGTTGCTTTCGGCTTCCCGAAGGCGCTCCTTCAGTTCAGCGACCTGGCGCGTCAGCCTGTCGATCTCGACCCACTGTGCGGTGATCGTCTGGTTTAGCGTCTCGATGGTCACATCCTGATAGGTCAGTCGCATTTCCAGCGCGTCGATGCGCTCGTTCAGTGCGTCGACATCACTCATCGGAGCCATCGTTCGTTTGTCGCTGCCACAGGCCATGATCCAGCGCCACGCGTTCGTCGAACACGAAACATTCGCCGCGCCAGCGGCTCTCTTCTTGCGGCACGCCTTCGAGATAGCGCAGGATGCCGCCCTTGAGGTGATAGACCTCGTTGAAGCCTTGCGCCAGCAGATAGGCGCTGGCCTTTTCGCACCGGATGCCGCCGGTGCAGAACATCGCGATCCTCTTGTGCTTCGCCGGGTCGAGTTGCTGCGCGGCGAATTCCTTGAACTGCCCAAAGCTCTTCAGACCGGGATCGACCGCCCCTTCGAATGTCCCCATCGCCACCTCGAAGGCGTTGCGGGTATCGATGACGAGCGTGTCGGGCGCTGATATCAGTTCGTTCCAGTCCGACGGCTCGACATAGGTGCCGACCTGTCGCGTCGGATCGACGGCAGTATCGCCGAGCGTTACGATTTCCTTTTTCAGGCGGACCTTCAGGCGCTGGAACGGCATCTCGGAAGCGCTTGAAAACTTGAGTTCGAGATGGTCGAGCCGGCCGCCGAAAAGCGCGCCATGCTGCAACTCGCGAACGAATGCGTCGATGCCCTCGTCGCCGCCCGCAACCGTGCCGTTGATGCCCTCATGCGCCAGCAGCACGCTGCCCTTCAGTCCGAGGCCCGCGGCAAGCGCGCGCACCGGCTCGCGCTGCTCCCGGAAGTCCGGCAGCGCGGCGAATTGATAGAGGGCGGCGACCTTGAGCGGCATGGCGACCGTTTATCAGGCCGGCCGGTCAGGGGATACCCCGTAAAGCCCTGCATATTCCGCGCATTGCCTCTGACGTCGCCTTGGCATGCCAGCCATTGCCTCGCCGGGGATGAATATGCCAAGAACCGTCCGTAAACCTGCCCGATGCCCTCCCCAGCGGGATGCCCAAGAAATATTGAAGAAACGCTGAAAAGAAAGCACTCGCGATGAGGAATTTCCATTTCGCCGGCCGCTCCACGGTCCATGCCCAGAACGCGATGGTGGCGACGTCGCACCCGGAGGCCGCGCTGACCGCGATCGACGTGATGCGTGCGGGTGGCACCGCGGCGGATGCCGCAGTCGCGGCCTGCGCGCTGCTCGGCGTCATCGAGCCGCAATCGACCGGCATCGGCGGCGATTGTTTTGCGCTGATCCAGCCGAAGGGCGAGGGCAAGATCGTGGCCTATAACGGCTCCGGCCGCGCGCCGATGGCGGCCAAGGCCGAATGGTATCTCGAACGCAAGATCCATTCGGTGCCGCTGACCTCGGCCCACGCGGTGAGCATTCCCGGCGCGATCGACGCCTGGGATACGATCCTGCGCGACCACGGCAAGATGGGGCTCGACACCCTGCTGCAGCCCGCGATCAAGGCCGCCGAGGAAGGTTATGTCGTTGCCCCCCGCATCGCCTTCGACTGGAAGAACCAGTTCGAGAAGCTGAAGAATGGCACCAACACCGAGCGCTATCTGCTGTCGCATGGCAAGCCAGCGGTGGCCGGCGACGTGATCCGCCAGCCGGAATTGGGCAAGACCCTGCGCGCGATTGCGAAGAACGGCCGCGATGCGTTCTACACCGGCGAAATCGCGGCCGACATGGTGGAGACGCTGCGCGGCATCGGCGGCCTGCACACGCTGGAAGATTTCGCCGCGCACTCCACCGAAACGACCTCGCCGATCGGCACGATGTACAAGGGCCACGATGTCTGGCAGTGCCCGCCGAACGGTCCTGGCATCACCATGCTGGTGATGCTGAACATCCTCTCCCGCTTCGACCTGACGAAGTTTCCAGCGCTCAGCGTCGAGCGCTTCCATCTCGAGGCGGAAGCTGCGCGCATCGCCTACATGATGCGCGAGCAGCACGTCGCCGATCCGCAGCATGTTCATGTCGATGTCGCCGGCATCCTCGCCAGGGAATTTGCCGACGAGCACATCAAGAACATTAGGATGGACCGCCTGCTCGATCTGCCGAACGTCGCGCCGCCGATGAATCCGTCCACCGTCTACATCACCGTGGTCGACAAGGACCGCAACGTTTGCTCGTTCATCAATTCGATCGCGCATTCGTTCGGCTCGGCGATCGTGTCCAACAAGACCGGCATCCTCCTGCAGAACCGCGCCGGCGGTTTCCGGATTCAGCCCGGCCATCCCAACTGCATTGCGCCGGGCAAGCGGCCGCTGCATACGATCATTCCGTCACTCGCCACCAAAAACGGCCGCGCGGTGATGCCGTTCGGCGTGATGGGCGGTCAGTATCAGCCGGTGGGGCAGAGCCATGTGCTGACCAACATTCTCGACTACGGCTGCGACGTGCAGGAAGCCATCGATATGCCGCGTGGCCTGCATTACGAGGGCGTCTACCAGCTCGAGGACAGCGTGCCTGCCGCCATCGTCGAGGGCCTGAAGAAGATCGGCCACAAGACCACCAGCGTGGTCGGTCCGCTCGGCGGTGGCCAGGCGATCTGGATCGACTGGGACAAGGGTACGCTGACCGGCGGCTCCGATCCCCGCAAGGACGGTTGCGCGCTGGGCTATTGAGCGTCTAGAAGCTCCATCTCTCCAAGAAGAGGTTCAACAGATGCGCTTCTCCCGACGCACGATCATCCGGACCGCATGCGCCGCCGTGGCGGCCGCGGTTGCCACGCCGATTGCCATGCAGATGGCTTCGGCCCAGACCGCAGGAAAACCCATGACCACAGCTTCAGGCTTGCAGATCATCGACAGCAAGGTCGGCACCGGCGCCTCGCCGAAGTCCGGCCAGACTTGCGTCATGCATTACACCGGATGGCTCTACGAGAACGGCCAGAAGGGCAAGAAGTTCGACTCCTCCGTGGACCGCAACGAGCCGTTCGAATTTCCGATCGGCCAGCGTCAGGTAATCGCCGGCTGGGACGAGGGTGTCGCCTCTATGAAAGTCGGCGGCAAGCGCACGCTGATCATTCCGCCCGCGCTCGGTTACGGCGCGCGCGGCGCCGGCGGCGTCATCCCGCCGAATGCGACGTTGATGTTCGACGTCGAATTGCTGGCGGTGAAGTGACCGCGCACTGACGGGGAAGGCGCATCGTGAAAGTCTCGATCCTCGACGATTATTTCGACACGCTGCGCACCCTCGACTGCTTTCGCAAGCTGGCCGGGCATGACGTCACGATCTGGAACGATCACGTCCAGGATGTCGACCAGCTTTCGGAGCGTCTGCGCGATACCGAAGCGCTGGTGCTGATCCGGGAGCGTACGCACATACGCACGCCGCTTCTGGAGCGGTTGCCGAAACTGAAACTGATCAGCCAGCGCAGCGTCTATCCGCACATCGACATCGACACCTGCACCCGGCTCGGCATCGTCGTGTCATCGGGCCAGCACGCCGACACGCCGTCTTACGCGACCGCCGAGTTCACCTGGGGCCTGATCCTGGCGGCGATGCGCGCCATTCCGCAGCAGATGGCGGCGCTGAAAGCCGGCAAATGGCAGATCGGCGTCGGCCATACCCTGCGCGGCAAGACGCTCGGCATCTACGGCTATGGGCGGATCGGCGCCGTCGTCGCCGGCTACGGCAAGGCGTTCGGCATGAACGTGCTGGTGTGGGCGCGCGAGCCTGCGCTCGCGAAGGCGCGATCCGATGGTTACGAGACCGCAAGCTCCAAGGCTGATTTCTTCGAACGATGCGACGTGCTTTCGCTGCACATGCGCCTGGTCGACGCCACGCGCGGCATCGTCAAGGCAGAAGACCTCGCGCGCATGAAACCCTCGGCGCTCCTGGTCAACACCAGCCGAGCGCCGTTGATCGAGCCGAACGCGCTGGTCGATGCGTTGCGCGCCGGCAGGCCCGGCATGGCGGCGATCGATGTCTATGAGAAGGAACCGCTCCGCGACGTCAACGATCCGCTGCTGACCATGGACAACGTGGTCTGCACGCCGCATCTCGGCTACGTCTCGCGCGATGAATACGAAATCCAGTTCACGGATATTTTTGACCAGATCCTGGCCTATGCCGCGGGAACGCCGACAAATGTCGTCAATCCGGATGTGATGTCCAGACGGCGCTGATGCGGCAAGCGCGAGGGGCGTGGGTGGGCGAGGGACGCCCCCGGCCATGACGAAAACCGGGGCGCCCATGCGCCGCAGGCCCCCTTAATCTTCTGGTTTGCGGGCCCGGTTTTCGATACCGTTCAGACAAACGATTTTCCGAGAAGGCGCACAATGACCGGCACGCACGACCACAGCCATTCCCACGATCACGATCATTCGCATGGCGATACCGAGCGCTGGAAGCATGACGGCGTCCGCGTCATTCCCGGCAATCAGCTCGATCCCAACGTGCCGTCGACCGCGGGCATGGACCGCAAGGCCGCGATCAATTTCGCCCGCGTCGGCGCGCAGAAACTATGGGCGGGCACGGTGACGATCCGGCCCGACGCCAAGACCGGCGCGCATCATCACGGCCATCTCGAAAGCATCATCTATGTCGTGAAGGGCAAGGCGCGGATGCGCTGGGGCGAGCACCTGCAATTCACCGCGGAAGCCGGCCCCGGCGATTTCATTTTCGTGCCGCCCTACGTGCCGCATCAGGAGATCAATGCCAGCCGCGACGAGGTGCTGGAATGCGTGCTGGTGCGCAGCGACGGCGAGGCGGTGGCGATCAACCTCGACATCGAGCCGGTGGAAAAGCCGGAGACCGTGCTGTGGGTCGATCCGGTGCACCGGGATCCCGCCGAGAAGAAGTAAAAGCAACACACGCCGCCGTCGTGCGGATGGCGCGGGGGGAATCCCATGAAGCTTGTTCGCTACGAGAGCGCGGGCCATGTCGCCACCATCACCATGGATCGCGCCTCGTCACACAACGCGCTCAATAACGCGTTGTGTGACGAACTGCGCGAAGCCTGGCTTCGCTTTCATGAAAGCGACGACCGCGTTGCGGTGCTCGCTTCGTCCGAAGAGAAGTATTTTTCGGTCGGCGCCGACGTCAGGGATCTCCCCGTCAACATGTGGCACGCGGTGCCTGGATTGGGCGTCGAACTCGACAAGCCGGTTATTGCCGCAACGTCCGGATGGGTCGTCGGCGGCGCCTTCGTGCTGGTGCAGATGGCGGACATGTGCGTGGCGTCGGAGACGACGCGCTTCATTTATCCCGAGGGCAAGATCGGCACCACAGCCGGCGGCATCTCTTCGGTGATGGCGCGCATGCCGCACAAGATCGCCATGGAGTTTCTTTTGGTCGGCGAAGAGATGTCGGCTGAGCGTGCCTACCAGATCGGCTTCGTCAACAAGGTCGCGCCGAAGGGGCAGCATGTCGCGCTCGCCCAGGAGATGGCGGCCAAAATCGCCGCCAACGCGCCGCTCGTGGTCCGGGCGCTGAAGAAACTGGCCCGCGACGCCATGCCCAAAGGGCCGCTGGAAGGGGTCGCCGAGGTGCGCCGGCTGCTCGATGCCGTCAGGGACAGCGAAGACCTGAAGGAAGGCGTCAAGGCGTTCGCCGAAAAACGCAAGCCCGACTTCAAGGGCAAGTAGCAGATCGAGGGGCGCATTCGCGCGACCCGGCCTGATCGCGCGATCGTGTTCGCGCGGCGCGACGCGCACCTGCTTTCAGAACGGATATCCGCTGCTAAACTTCGTCCAAGAAAAGATGTGACGCAGAATGTGACGCGGGGATGAAGCGATGACGAATTCCGAAAATCTGATGGCGCGGCGCACGGTTCTCAAAAGCCTCGGTCTTGGCGTGGCAGCGACCGCCGCGATGCAGGCTCAGGCCGCCACCGCCGTTCCCTCCGAAGGCGGCGAAATATGGAGCAACGAATACTGGACCAAGAAGGGCGACATTCCCTTGTGGATGTTTCGCAAGCGGATCGGCGCGCCCAAGCCCGGCGAGCCGGCGCGGCCTGTCGTGTTCTTCGTCCACGGTTCTTCAGTGACGTCGCGGGTATTCGATCTCAACGTGCCCGGCAAAGGCGAATATTCCGCGATGAACGAGTTCGCCCGCTACGGCTTCGACTGTTGGACCATGGATCACGAGAATTACGGCAAGTCCGGCCGCACCTCGGGCAATGCCGATATCGCCAGCGGCGCTGAGGATTTGAAGGTCGCAGTCGAACTGATTGTCCGCGAGACTGGACAACAGAAGTTGCACTTCGTCGGCGAATCTTCGGGCGCGCTGCGCGCCGGCGCCTATGCCATGGTCGTGCCCAAGCGCGTCGATCGCCTGGTGTTTGCCGCCTTCACCTACAAGGGCGAAGGATCACCG from Bradyrhizobium sp. AZCC 1693 encodes:
- a CDS encoding alpha/beta hydrolase: MTNSENLMARRTVLKSLGLGVAATAAMQAQAATAVPSEGGEIWSNEYWTKKGDIPLWMFRKRIGAPKPGEPARPVVFFVHGSSVTSRVFDLNVPGKGEYSAMNEFARYGFDCWTMDHENYGKSGRTSGNADIASGAEDLKVAVELIVRETGQQKLHFVGESSGALRAGAYAMVVPKRVDRLVFAAFTYKGEGSPTLTKRAEQLDYFRTHNMRKRDRDMIRSIATRDKPGTSDPAAMEVLADAEMQFGDQIPTGTYLDMTANLPVVHPEKVLAPVLLVRGEYDGIATVADLEEFYNKLPNGDRQFIMLPGIAHSVTLAINRQLFWHVTRAFLTMPTPIAT
- the hemE gene encoding uroporphyrinogen decarboxylase — its product is MSQKSAVKPFIEVLTGRRQKVPPAWMMRQAGRYLPEYRELRAKAGSFLDLCFTPEYAAEVTLQPIRRFNFDAAIIFSDILVIPYALGRSVRFEAGEGPRLDPLDTPEQVSMLARAADFEKLEPVYEALRRVRRDLAPDIALIGFCGAPWTVATYMVAGQGTPDQAPARMMAYRHPEAFAEIIDVLVENSIQYLLGQLKAGADALQIFDTWAGVLPPREFERWSIEPAQRIVAGVRAKAPDAKIIGFPRGAGALLPAYVEATGVNAVSIDWAAEPSMIRERVQSRVAVQGNLDPLVLIAGGAALDRAVDDVLANYAQGRLIFNLGHGIAPETPIAHVEQMLKRVRAYRG
- the trhO gene encoding oxygen-dependent tRNA uridine(34) hydroxylase TrhO, whose protein sequence is MPLKVAALYQFAALPDFREQREPVRALAAGLGLKGSVLLAHEGINGTVAGGDEGIDAFVRELQHGALFGGRLDHLELKFSSASEMPFQRLKVRLKKEIVTLGDTAVDPTRQVGTYVEPSDWNELISAPDTLVIDTRNAFEVAMGTFEGAVDPGLKSFGQFKEFAAQQLDPAKHKRIAMFCTGGIRCEKASAYLLAQGFNEVYHLKGGILRYLEGVPQEESRWRGECFVFDERVALDHGLWQRQTNDGSDE
- the ggt gene encoding gamma-glutamyltransferase; protein product: MRNFHFAGRSTVHAQNAMVATSHPEAALTAIDVMRAGGTAADAAVAACALLGVIEPQSTGIGGDCFALIQPKGEGKIVAYNGSGRAPMAAKAEWYLERKIHSVPLTSAHAVSIPGAIDAWDTILRDHGKMGLDTLLQPAIKAAEEGYVVAPRIAFDWKNQFEKLKNGTNTERYLLSHGKPAVAGDVIRQPELGKTLRAIAKNGRDAFYTGEIAADMVETLRGIGGLHTLEDFAAHSTETTSPIGTMYKGHDVWQCPPNGPGITMLVMLNILSRFDLTKFPALSVERFHLEAEAARIAYMMREQHVADPQHVHVDVAGILAREFADEHIKNIRMDRLLDLPNVAPPMNPSTVYITVVDKDRNVCSFINSIAHSFGSAIVSNKTGILLQNRAGGFRIQPGHPNCIAPGKRPLHTIIPSLATKNGRAVMPFGVMGGQYQPVGQSHVLTNILDYGCDVQEAIDMPRGLHYEGVYQLEDSVPAAIVEGLKKIGHKTTSVVGPLGGGQAIWIDWDKGTLTGGSDPRKDGCALGY
- a CDS encoding SlyX family protein; translation: MSDVDALNERIDALEMRLTYQDVTIETLNQTITAQWVEIDRLTRQVAELKERLREAESNAPGPVNEPPPHY
- a CDS encoding cupin domain-containing protein, which codes for MTGTHDHSHSHDHDHSHGDTERWKHDGVRVIPGNQLDPNVPSTAGMDRKAAINFARVGAQKLWAGTVTIRPDAKTGAHHHGHLESIIYVVKGKARMRWGEHLQFTAEAGPGDFIFVPPYVPHQEINASRDEVLECVLVRSDGEAVAINLDIEPVEKPETVLWVDPVHRDPAEKK
- a CDS encoding enoyl-CoA hydratase/isomerase family protein — translated: MKLVRYESAGHVATITMDRASSHNALNNALCDELREAWLRFHESDDRVAVLASSEEKYFSVGADVRDLPVNMWHAVPGLGVELDKPVIAATSGWVVGGAFVLVQMADMCVASETTRFIYPEGKIGTTAGGISSVMARMPHKIAMEFLLVGEEMSAERAYQIGFVNKVAPKGQHVALAQEMAAKIAANAPLVVRALKKLARDAMPKGPLEGVAEVRRLLDAVRDSEDLKEGVKAFAEKRKPDFKGK
- a CDS encoding D-2-hydroxyacid dehydrogenase family protein, with translation MKVSILDDYFDTLRTLDCFRKLAGHDVTIWNDHVQDVDQLSERLRDTEALVLIRERTHIRTPLLERLPKLKLISQRSVYPHIDIDTCTRLGIVVSSGQHADTPSYATAEFTWGLILAAMRAIPQQMAALKAGKWQIGVGHTLRGKTLGIYGYGRIGAVVAGYGKAFGMNVLVWAREPALAKARSDGYETASSKADFFERCDVLSLHMRLVDATRGIVKAEDLARMKPSALLVNTSRAPLIEPNALVDALRAGRPGMAAIDVYEKEPLRDVNDPLLTMDNVVCTPHLGYVSRDEYEIQFTDIFDQILAYAAGTPTNVVNPDVMSRRR
- a CDS encoding FKBP-type peptidyl-prolyl cis-trans isomerase, with translation MAMQMASAQTAGKPMTTASGLQIIDSKVGTGASPKSGQTCVMHYTGWLYENGQKGKKFDSSVDRNEPFEFPIGQRQVIAGWDEGVASMKVGGKRTLIIPPALGYGARGAGGVIPPNATLMFDVELLAVK